A stretch of Mya arenaria isolate MELC-2E11 chromosome 14, ASM2691426v1 DNA encodes these proteins:
- the LOC128217690 gene encoding uncharacterized protein LOC128217690 — MASNFESSIQRGCDFIHDFSCSPCEENGFNTEAHHYCTQCKIYYCQNCVSKHNVLYQKHAVLGRKDVKKWEAAPGVVDGLERCGMHPGEALKLVCGDHDQLCCSVCVAIDHRQCSKIQHIPDVAKGVQRNIEFHQIPKKINELQKQFELMKEARLNNTTSLKKTRAAIADEIKTIRKKINEMLDKIEKTTLQDLDGMIAALEKNLKKDIETCEKWTIELQNMIAAFQTKAKSSESNSYIAYRKSQDMISQANDNLRGISTIECYNVTCKANNRIKELLSSIKTFGVIEEQTVMTKQREDHLSDPNLVFSVAEYKEYNVRMRNDKNRCAIQGVFETPSAEIVIADRDNCKVKLLDKAYRVLDHCGVPGEPWDVCHIDGNEVAVCVNSRQTDTRGLYFINASDGKLVTTRKLTSTHGCIAAAYHGGQLYISSGTALYVYTMSGQKVKRLYDDISGTFTVMKCAISNDGETIYITNYTGHELITLNNKGKKQASLTDPDMKSPIGVHVTSAGHVFVCCSSSGTVLQVDKDGKKKLATLARKEDGVCRPYSLFFSSRTSSLIVGGEKDTVLVIKLI, encoded by the exons ATGGCATCTAATTTCGAATCATCCATTCAGAGGGGCTGTGACTTCATCCATGATTTTTCCTGCTCTCCGTGTGAAGAGAACGGATTTAACACAGAAGCTCACCATTATTGTActcaatgcaaaatatattactgCCAAAACtgtgtttcaaaacataacGTTTTATATCAGAAGCACGCGGTGCTCGGCCGGAAGGACGTTAAGAAATGGGAGGCAGCCCCAGGGGTGGTTGACGGCCTGGAGAGATGCGGGATGCACCCCGGGGAGGCGCTGAAGCTGGTATGTGGTGACCATGACCAGCTGTGCTGTTCTGTATGTGTTGCCATTGACCACAG ACAATGCTCCAAAATCCAACACATTCCAGATGTAGCAAAAGGTGTTCAGAGAAATATTGAGTTTCATCAAATTCCAAAGAAGATAAATGAACTTCAAAAGCAATTCGAGCTGATGAAAGAAGCACGATTGAATAATACGACATCTCTGAAAAAGACGCGGGCAGCCATTGCTGACGAAATAAAAACCATACGTAAGAAGATCAACGAAATGCTTGACAAGATTGAGAAGACAACTTTACAGGACTTGGACGGAATGATAGCTGCACTTGAAAAAAACCTAAAGAAAGATATCGAAACTTGTGAAAAATGGACTATCGAACTGCAAAACATGATTGCCGCTTTTCAAACCAAAGCAAAATCAAGCGAGTCAAACTCATATATTGCGTACAGAAAGAGCCAGGATATGATTTCACAAGCAAACGATAATCTTCGTGGCATATCAACCATAGAGTGTTACAATGTAACATGTAAAGCCAATAATCGTATAAAAGAACTTTTATCTTCAATAAAGACCTTTGGAGTGATTGAGGAACAAACTGTTATGACCAAACAGCGAGAAGATCACCTTTCCGATCCAAACCTCGTCTTTAGTGTTGCAGAGTACAAGGAGTACAACGTGAGGATGAGAAACGACAAAAATCGATGTGCTATACAAGGCGTTTTTGAAACGCCTAGTGCAGAGATTGTCATAGCAGACCGGGATAATTGTAAAGTGAAGCTCCTGGACAAGGCATACAGAGTGCTCGACCACTGTGGTGTCCCGGGGGAACCATGGGACGTGTGCCACATTGACGGAAATGAAGTGGCCGTTTGTGTTAACAGTAGACAGACTGACACACGAggattatatttcattaatgctTCGGATGGGAAACTCGTAACTACGAGGAAGTTAACCTCCACCCATGGATGTATTGCCGCAGCTTATCATGGCGGCCAGCTTTACATCTCCTCCGGTACCGCCCTGTACGTCTACACGATGTCGGGACAGAAGGTGAAGAGGCTGTACGATGACATTTCTGGGACTTTCACGGTGATGAAATGTGCCATCAGTAACGACGGGGAGACAATCTACATAACAAACTACACTGGACATGAACTGATCACCTTGAACAACAAAGGTAAGAAGCAAGCCTCTCTCACTGATCCTGACATGAAAAGTCCTATCGGAGTACACGTGACATCTGCTGGACACGTGTTCGTCTGCTGCTCGAGCTCCGGCACAGTGCTGCAGGTTGACAAAGACGGGAAAAAGAAGTTGGCCACACTGGCAAGGAAAGAAGACGGAGTGTGCCGACCGTATAGTTTATTTTTCAGCAGCCGCACATCTTCTCTGATTGTTGGTGGAGAGAAAGACACAGTTCTGGTTATCAAGTTAATTTAA